The Monomorium pharaonis isolate MP-MQ-018 unplaced genomic scaffold, ASM1337386v2 scaffold_140, whole genome shotgun sequence genome has a segment encoding these proteins:
- the LOC118648041 gene encoding uncharacterized protein LOC118648041: MYRQVLVHPSQTPLQRILWRDDPAADVVTYELVTVTYGTTPASFLVTRSLKHLAEQHSAIYPVGASCVQRDFYVDDMLTGGNTLQEVETIRDETIQLLRLGCFELSKWASNNKELLTPVTSQVEESVVINKEANACILGVQWNPTSDTFHFSYEPDKAYDTVSKRVMLSEVSKLFDPLGLLGPTIVIAKLILQDLWRSNVDWDESVPQAVYTRWSTFKNQLIELNQLTIPRRVKFSANNRMIQVHGFCDASQYAYGACIYVRTKLKNGDYQCELLGSKSRVAPLKTISLPRLELSAALLLTRLLERVRASINLTNVKIYLWSDSTIALNWIASASRKFSVFVSNRIGEIQRATEPEDWRHVPSAQNPADLLSRGLNPRELVNATTWWKGPAFLQQSECQWPVNKLPRLGNDIPELQKIYVNVAIVDVSIINEILDKYSNLDKVCRIISYCIRFARRSSRATTLFITHEEMSSALHRLCKIVQQHSFPDDYKTLSNAEAISTSSKILSLTPFMDHSGLIRVGGRLRNSNLPHDTCHPILLPRDHELTKRIISKEHVRSMHAGTQATMAAVRQRFWPLSLRSTTRRIVLRCVRCFRVKPVLSEALMGSLPSSRVTISRPFARCGVDYAGPLILREGKRRNARNHKAYVAVFVCFTVKAVHLELVGDLTSDAFLAAFKRFISRRGRPSHVWSDNGTSFVGAKNQLKDFYGLLNDDTVQDKVKTFSRDQQISWSFIPPSSPHHGGLWEAAVKSAKYHMHRIIGKAHLTYEEMQTTLCEVEAILNSRPITALSADPNDLAYLTPGHFLIGTPMNSFPTPDLTDLSENRLVRWQRVEQLRQHFWRRWSLEYLHSLQTRSKWKATKGNQLQRGQLVLVKQQDLHPLNWLLGRVHEIHIGSDGIVRTADVKTTKGLLTRPLTKLAILPVETTDDSL, translated from the coding sequence ACAGGCAGGTGTTGGTGCATCCGTCTCAAACTCCACTTCAAAGAATCTTGTGGCGCGACGACCCTGCCGCAGACGTAGTAACCTACGAACTAGTCACCGTCACCTATGGTACAACGCCGGCATCATTTCTCGTCACAAGATCCTTGAAACATCTGGCAGAGCAACATTCAGCGATCTACCCCGTCGGAGCGTCATGCGTCCAGCGTGATTTTTACGTCGACGACATGCTCACAGGAGGTAACACTCTTCAAGAAGTAGAAACAATACGCGACGAAACGATACAGCTCCTGAGGCTAGGATGTTTCGAACTTAGCAAGTGGGCTTCAAATAACAAGGAATTACTAACTCCTGTAACTAGTCAGGTCGAGGAGTCGGTCGTTATTAACAAGGAAGCGAACGCTTGTATTTTGGGCGTCCAATGGAATCCCACCTCCGACACCTTTCACTTCTCATATGAGCCTGACAAGGCTTACGATACGGTCTCCAAGCGCGTAATGCTGTCAGAAGTGTCAAAATTGTTTGATCCGTTGGGTCTCCTTGGACCAACCATCGTGATTGCCAAATTAATCCTTCAAGATCTTTGGCGTTCAAATGTCGATTGGGATGAGTCTGTCCCACAGGCCGTATACACTCGTTGGTCCACATTCAAAAACCAGCTGATCGAATTAAATCAATTGACAATCCCCAGACGCGTGAAATTTAGTGCAAACAATAGGATGATACAAGTGCATGGCTTCTGTGATGCCAGTCAATATGCGTACGGAGCCTGCATTTACGTCCGAACGAAACTCAAGAACGGTGACTATCAATGCGAGTTACTTGGCTCAAAATCAAGGGTCGCCCCTCTGAAGACAATTTCACTACCCCGGCTAGAGCTATCAGCCGCCTTGCTACTGACCCGGCTGCTTGAAAGGGTCAGAGCGTCAATCAACTTAACAAACGTCAAAATATATCTTTGGTCAGATTCGACCATAGCCCTCAATTGGATCGCATCAGCCTCCCGCAAATTTTCGGTGTTTGTGTCAAACCGCATAGGAGAAATACAACGAGCGACTGAACCCGAGGATTGGCGGCACGTGCCGTCGGCCCAGAATCCCGCAGATCTATTGTCGCGAGGTTTAAACCCACGTGAATTAGTCAACGCTACCACGTGGTGGAAGGGGCCAGCCTTCTTGCAACAGAGCGAGTGTCAATGGCCTGTCAACAAGCTTCCACGTCTTGGAAACGACATCCCGGAGCTTCAGAAAATTTATGTCAATGTTGCCATCGTAGATGTCAGCATAATCAACGAAATCCTCGACAAATACTCGAATTTGGACAAGGTTTGCCGCATCATATCATACTGCATTAGGTTCGCCAGACGATCATCAAGGGCTACGACATTGTTCATCACTCATGAAGAAATGTCTTCTGCATTGCATCGCTTGTGTAAGATCGTCCAACAGCATTCCTTTCCAGACGATTACAAAACCTTAAGCAATGCTGAAGCCATCAGTACATCCAGCAAAATTTTATCGCTAACACCATTCATGGATCACTCCGGATTAATTCGAGTAGGAGGTAGGTTGAGAAACTCAAATTTACCACATGACACCTGCCATCCGATTCTATTACCTCGTGATCACGAATTGACGAAGCGTATCATCTCAAAGGAACATGTACGCAGCATGCACGCCGGCACTCAAGCCACCATGGCCGCCGTCCGACAGCGTTTTTGGCCACTTTCACTACGGTCAACAACACGAAGAATTGTCCTAAGATGCGTCAGATGCTTCCGAGTCAAGCCGGTGCTCTCTGAGGCCTTAATGGGATCCCTTCCCTCCAGTCGCGTCACTATTTCGAGGCCGTTTGCACGGTGTGGTGTTGATTATGCCGGCCCCTTAATCTTACGAGAAGGAAAGCGTCGAAACGCGCGTAATCATAAGGCATACGTTGCCGTTTTTGTATGTTTCACGGTCAAGGCCGTGCACTTAGAACTTGTCGGTGATCTTACGTCGGATGCGTTCTTAGCCGCGTTCAAGCGTTTCATATCGCGCAGGGGGAGACCCTCTCACGTATGGTCCGATAACGGAACCTCATTTGTCGGCGCTAAAAACCAATTAAAGGATTTTTATGGCTTACTTAATGACGACACTGTTCAGGAtaaagttaaaacattttcacgCGATCAGCAAATCTCGTGGAGCTTTATACCTCCCAGTTCCCCGCATCACGGAGGATTGTGGGAGGCCGCGGTAAAGTCCGCTAAATATCATATGCATAGAATCATAGGCAAGGCTCACTTGACATATGAAGAGATGCAAACCACGTTGTGTGAAGTAGAAGCAATTCTCAACTCGCGGCCCATCACAGCGTTGAGCGCGGACCCAAACGACTTGGCGTATTTGACCCCCGGTCATTTTTTGATTGGCACTCCGATGAATAGTTTCCCTACTCCCGATTTAACCGACCTAAGCGAAAACCGCCTGGTACGTTGGCAGCGCGTAGAACAGCTAAGACAGCATTTTTGGCGTCGGTGGAGCTTAGAGTACCTCCACTCCTTACAAACGCGTTCAAAGTGGAAGGCTACGAAGGGGAATCAATTGCAACGCGGTCAACTCGTGCTGGTCAAGCAGCAGGATTTACATCCTTTGAATTGGTTATTGGGTCGTGTTCATGAAATCCATATCGGATCTGATGGAATCGTTCGCACGGCGGATGTTAAAACTACGAAGGGACTTCTTACTAGACCTTTGACCAAACTTGCGATATTACCCGTAGAAACTACTGACGATAGTCTTTAA